A region from the Myxococcaceae bacterium JPH2 genome encodes:
- a CDS encoding DHH family phosphoesterase, whose translation MPVTHSLHSRRAPVATGGELTEPPPARLAHLPARDKLERLLRVTKGHHRALILTHDNPDPDSLAAAVALAHLLERRAGIEAHVGYGGIIGRAENIAFVKVLRLPVSHVSQIDFTEYDLFGLVDTQPPVANHSLPSRLRADIVVDHHPLRDESLQAPFADVGGDFGATSTMLVEYLRAARLEPSVEVATGLFYGIKADTRDLGRETTQTDVDSYLWLFPRCDKSLLGQIEHPELPARYFQMYHTAIERAKVYGTAVITDLEEIYSPDMVAEVAERLMFLEGMKWSLAYGTFRNQLFLSLRVKDRRMNAGRLIREICEDFGGSSGGHGSMAGARLPLSGNINKRKALKRELVARFLESFGVSDERPVALLSAQDT comes from the coding sequence ATGCCCGTGACCCACTCTCTCCACAGCCGTCGCGCTCCGGTTGCCACCGGCGGCGAGCTGACGGAGCCCCCGCCAGCGCGGCTCGCCCATCTTCCTGCCCGCGACAAGCTGGAGCGCCTGCTTCGAGTGACCAAGGGACACCACCGGGCCCTCATCCTCACGCACGACAACCCGGACCCGGACTCGCTCGCGGCGGCCGTGGCGCTCGCTCACCTGCTGGAGCGCCGGGCAGGCATCGAGGCCCACGTGGGCTACGGCGGCATCATCGGACGCGCCGAGAACATCGCCTTCGTGAAGGTGCTGCGGCTGCCCGTGTCGCACGTGTCGCAGATCGACTTCACCGAATACGACCTGTTTGGTCTGGTGGACACGCAGCCGCCCGTGGCCAACCACTCGCTGCCGTCTCGGCTGCGCGCGGACATCGTGGTGGACCATCACCCGCTGCGCGACGAGAGCCTGCAGGCCCCCTTCGCGGACGTGGGCGGTGACTTCGGCGCCACGTCCACCATGCTGGTGGAGTACCTGCGCGCCGCGCGCCTGGAGCCCTCGGTGGAGGTGGCCACGGGCCTCTTCTACGGCATCAAGGCGGACACGCGAGACCTGGGCCGCGAGACGACCCAGACGGACGTGGACAGCTATCTGTGGCTGTTCCCGCGCTGCGACAAGTCGCTCTTGGGGCAGATCGAGCACCCCGAGCTGCCCGCGCGCTATTTCCAGATGTACCACACGGCCATCGAGCGGGCGAAGGTGTACGGGACCGCCGTCATCACCGACCTGGAGGAGATCTACTCCCCGGACATGGTGGCCGAGGTCGCCGAGCGCCTCATGTTCCTCGAGGGCATGAAGTGGTCGCTCGCGTATGGCACCTTCCGCAACCAGCTCTTCCTCAGCTTGCGCGTGAAGGACCGGCGCATGAACGCGGGGCGGCTCATCCGGGAGATCTGCGAGGACTTCGGCGGCTCGTCGGGCGGTCACGGCAGCATGGCCGGCGCGCGGCTCCCGCTGTCCGGCAA